The proteins below are encoded in one region of Pseudonocardia sp. DSM 110487:
- a CDS encoding IclR family transcriptional regulator has translation MSTEAADAPTRAGVQSIDRAVAILRCFDARRPELGISEIARMTGLSTSTTHRLLAAMQSNSLVRQTPGRRYGLGPLLVQLARSGAVPTTLRDAALPFLRALRDEIDETVAVHELLPTDERAVIDQVESHQSLRRTYTDIGVPLALPHGAPGKAILSMLPPDRQERWLSRPIPAATPRTVTDPGELRAQLATIRSRGWAESHAERYPGIWAVAAPLFDHTGNVVGALGTSVPEVRMDERRAAELGERVRAVAWEVSESLGATTEAVARTVQIAEGG, from the coding sequence GTGAGCACGGAGGCAGCGGACGCCCCCACGCGGGCAGGCGTCCAGTCGATCGACCGGGCGGTCGCGATCCTGCGCTGCTTCGACGCGCGCCGCCCCGAGCTGGGTATCAGCGAGATCGCCCGCATGACGGGCCTGTCGACGAGCACCACCCACCGGCTGCTCGCCGCGATGCAGAGCAACAGCCTGGTGCGCCAGACCCCGGGCCGCCGCTACGGCCTCGGGCCGCTGCTCGTGCAGCTCGCGCGCAGCGGAGCCGTGCCCACCACGCTGCGCGACGCGGCGCTCCCGTTCCTTCGTGCGCTGCGGGACGAGATCGACGAGACCGTCGCCGTGCACGAGCTGCTACCCACGGACGAACGTGCCGTCATCGACCAGGTGGAGAGCCACCAGTCGCTGCGGCGCACCTACACCGACATCGGCGTGCCGCTGGCCCTGCCGCACGGCGCCCCGGGCAAGGCGATCCTCTCGATGCTGCCCCCCGACCGGCAGGAGCGCTGGCTCTCCCGGCCGATCCCGGCCGCCACGCCCCGGACGGTCACCGACCCCGGCGAGCTGCGCGCCCAGCTCGCCACGATCCGCTCCCGCGGCTGGGCGGAGTCGCACGCCGAGCGCTATCCCGGCATCTGGGCCGTCGCGGCCCCGCTCTTCGACCACACCGGCAACGTGGTCGGGGCGCTCGGCACCTCCGTGCCCGAGGTGCGGATGGACGAGCGGCGAGCCGCCGAGCTCGGCGAGCGCGTACGGGCGGTGGCGTGGGAGGTATCCGAGTCACTGGGGGCGACCACCGAAGCCGTCGCGCGCACCGTCCAGATCGCCGAGGGCGGCTGA
- a CDS encoding CaiB/BaiF CoA-transferase family protein yields MLPLDGFRVLDLTRFLSGPYCTMVLAELGADVIKVEQPVTGDDSRRLAPKVEGESYPFAMPNRSKRSISLDLKTDRGRELFLRLAAGADLVIENFRPGVVRRLGIDYAAVKAVRPDVIYCSISGFGQTGPYRDRPGFDIMAQGAVGLMRMTGEPGGRPVKVGIAINDIAAGATAIYSVLAAHLQRSHTGEGQYLDISLVDAGLAWTVWESGAWFGGGEEPAATGTRHRRSTPYQAYRTADGYVTMGANNDRLWQRLVTGVLDRPEWLTDPRFTTLPDRMAHIDELEVEIERITTELSTDEWIKRLDRAGVPGGPVLTYAEALDDPHVIERGMIVEQEHPIIGPMRTIAPPTKFSGLDFRVRGPAPWLGQHTAQVLRDSGIGDAEVAELFASGVAYDAHPERQAS; encoded by the coding sequence GTGCTCCCGCTCGACGGATTCCGCGTCCTCGACCTGACCCGGTTCCTCTCCGGGCCGTACTGCACGATGGTGCTGGCCGAGCTGGGCGCCGACGTGATCAAGGTCGAGCAGCCGGTCACGGGTGACGACTCCCGCAGGCTCGCGCCGAAGGTGGAAGGCGAGAGCTACCCCTTCGCGATGCCCAACCGGAGCAAGCGCAGCATCTCGCTCGACCTCAAGACCGACCGAGGGCGCGAGCTCTTCCTCCGCCTTGCCGCGGGCGCCGACCTGGTGATCGAGAACTTCCGCCCCGGCGTGGTGCGCCGCCTCGGCATCGACTACGCGGCCGTGAAGGCGGTCCGGCCCGACGTCATCTACTGCTCCATCAGCGGCTTCGGCCAGACCGGGCCGTACCGCGACCGCCCGGGCTTCGACATCATGGCCCAGGGCGCCGTCGGCCTCATGCGCATGACCGGGGAACCGGGAGGCAGGCCGGTCAAGGTCGGCATCGCGATCAACGACATCGCGGCCGGAGCCACCGCGATCTACTCCGTGCTCGCGGCGCACCTCCAGCGGTCCCACACCGGCGAGGGGCAGTACCTGGACATCTCGCTGGTCGACGCGGGCCTCGCATGGACGGTGTGGGAGTCGGGCGCGTGGTTCGGCGGGGGCGAGGAGCCCGCGGCCACGGGCACCCGGCACCGGCGGTCCACGCCGTACCAGGCGTACCGCACCGCCGACGGCTACGTCACGATGGGCGCCAACAACGACCGGCTCTGGCAGCGCCTGGTCACGGGCGTGCTCGACCGGCCCGAGTGGCTCACCGACCCCCGGTTCACCACGCTTCCCGACCGGATGGCGCACATCGACGAGCTCGAGGTCGAGATCGAGCGGATCACCACCGAGCTCAGCACCGATGAGTGGATCAAGCGCCTCGACCGGGCAGGCGTGCCGGGTGGCCCGGTGCTCACCTACGCCGAGGCGCTCGACGATCCGCACGTCATCGAGCGGGGGATGATCGTCGAGCAGGAGCACCCGATCATCGGGCCGATGCGCACGATCGCGCCGCCCACCAAGTTCTCCGGCCTCGACTTCCGGGTGCGCGGCCCCGCGCCGTGGCTCGGCCAGCACACCGCGCAGGTGCTGCGCGACAGCGGGATCGGCGACGCCGAGGTGGCCGAGCTGTTCGCGAGCGGCGTGGCCTACGACGCCCACCCGGAAAGGCAAGCATCCTGA
- a CDS encoding enoyl-CoA hydratase-related protein produces MSDQILIERAGPDGVATVVLNRPQSHNAITIDMYRELPGLLAGLDADPDVKVVVLRGAGQKAFASGADIAEFERERGDAERARRYNEHVAAAERALDGMVKPTIAMVHGYCIGGGAGLALACDLRFADDRARFAITPSKLGLVYSLESTRRLVDLAGPSRATWILVSGQQIPADRALQLGLFDEVVPTDDLATTTYAFAEVVTTRAQYSVRKGKEMVRRVVAGQLADDAETTAIRNGSFDTADYAEGVRAFLEKRPPRFTWT; encoded by the coding sequence ATGTCCGACCAGATCCTCATCGAACGCGCCGGGCCGGACGGCGTCGCCACCGTGGTGCTCAACCGGCCCCAGAGCCACAACGCGATCACCATCGACATGTACCGGGAGCTCCCCGGCCTGCTCGCCGGGCTCGACGCCGACCCGGACGTGAAGGTCGTCGTGCTGCGCGGCGCCGGGCAGAAGGCCTTCGCCTCGGGCGCGGACATCGCGGAGTTCGAACGCGAGCGCGGCGACGCCGAACGCGCCCGCCGCTACAACGAGCACGTCGCGGCGGCCGAGCGCGCGCTGGACGGCATGGTGAAGCCGACGATCGCGATGGTCCACGGCTACTGCATCGGCGGCGGGGCAGGGCTCGCCCTCGCTTGCGATCTGAGGTTCGCCGACGACCGCGCCCGCTTCGCGATCACCCCCTCCAAGCTCGGCCTCGTCTACAGCCTCGAGTCGACGCGGCGCCTCGTCGACCTCGCCGGGCCGTCGCGCGCCACCTGGATCCTCGTCTCGGGCCAGCAGATCCCGGCCGATCGTGCGTTGCAGCTCGGCCTGTTCGACGAGGTCGTGCCCACCGACGACCTCGCCACCACCACCTACGCGTTCGCCGAGGTCGTCACGACGCGGGCGCAGTACAGCGTGCGGAAGGGCAAGGAGATGGTCCGCCGGGTCGTGGCGGGCCAGCTCGCCGACGACGCGGAGACCACGGCGATCCGCAACGGTTCGTTCGACACCGCCGACTACGCCGAGGGCGTGCGCGCGTTCCTGGAGAAGCGCCCGCCGCGGTTCACGTGGACGTGA
- a CDS encoding PaaI family thioesterase, with translation MSTDMTADPAVARAAEAAAEARPEFGAFFLARFLDLGISYDDEARTCTVVLPYAAHLCNPQGSMHGGVIATAMDVSMGHLCHHFLSTAVTIEMNLRFFRPLTGPGRCTAAILNAGRRLVHMESRLTDDEDRLVAFAAGSWHRLDPNPST, from the coding sequence GTGAGCACCGACATGACGGCCGATCCCGCCGTGGCACGGGCCGCGGAGGCGGCGGCCGAGGCCCGTCCCGAGTTCGGCGCCTTCTTCCTGGCTCGCTTCCTCGACCTCGGCATCTCCTACGACGACGAGGCCCGGACCTGCACCGTCGTGCTGCCCTACGCCGCCCACCTGTGCAACCCGCAGGGCTCGATGCACGGCGGCGTGATCGCCACGGCGATGGACGTGTCCATGGGGCACCTGTGCCACCACTTCCTCTCGACCGCCGTGACGATCGAGATGAACCTGCGGTTCTTCCGGCCGCTCACCGGCCCAGGCCGCTGCACCGCCGCGATCCTCAACGCCGGTCGCAGGCTCGTGCACATGGAGTCCCGCCTCACCGACGACGAGGACCGGCTCGTGGCGTTCGCTGCCGGTTCGTGGCACCGGCTCGACCCGAATCCCAGCACGTAG
- a CDS encoding tripartite tricarboxylate transporter substrate binding protein: MFRTFLRRVLAAAAVLAMAACSGVGTRESPEQYPSQDLDWTIAFGPGGGNDIMARTIVDILQKHRLYPHDIVVENREGGSGATGWGQVFSDAGSGYSISTTSGSFITTPLQADTGWHPQDFTPVGLFATDDSLFLVPGTSPIADWASWVEHARGKGTVVVGGIGTVNVDFIVQAMLADQAGYQIEYVPFNDEGQMQTAMLSGSLEAIISNPGTVLGQVEAGQLRALLTTAAEPLPEIPDVPTDESLGFTGLPSMPRGLILPPGAPDYAQQWWIRTMQQVVETPEWKSYVESNHLSQDLRWGPDFTAFLEQTQADFKRILTERGAL, from the coding sequence ATGTTCAGGACTTTCCTCCGAAGGGTGCTCGCCGCGGCCGCTGTGCTGGCGATGGCCGCCTGCTCCGGCGTGGGGACGCGCGAGTCCCCGGAGCAGTACCCGTCGCAGGACCTGGACTGGACGATCGCCTTCGGACCGGGCGGCGGGAACGACATCATGGCCCGCACGATCGTCGACATCCTGCAGAAGCATCGGCTCTACCCGCACGACATCGTCGTCGAGAACCGGGAGGGCGGCAGCGGCGCCACCGGGTGGGGGCAGGTCTTCAGCGACGCGGGCAGCGGGTACTCGATCTCGACGACGTCCGGCTCGTTCATCACCACCCCGCTGCAGGCCGACACCGGGTGGCACCCGCAGGACTTCACGCCGGTCGGGCTCTTCGCCACCGACGACTCGCTGTTCCTGGTGCCCGGCACGAGCCCGATCGCCGACTGGGCGAGCTGGGTGGAGCACGCCCGCGGGAAGGGCACCGTGGTCGTCGGTGGGATCGGCACCGTCAACGTCGACTTCATCGTCCAGGCGATGCTCGCCGACCAGGCCGGCTACCAGATCGAGTACGTGCCGTTCAACGACGAGGGCCAGATGCAGACGGCCATGCTGTCCGGGAGCCTCGAGGCGATCATCTCCAACCCGGGCACGGTGCTCGGCCAGGTAGAGGCCGGCCAGCTGCGGGCGCTGCTCACCACCGCGGCCGAGCCGCTGCCGGAGATCCCGGACGTGCCCACCGACGAGTCGCTCGGCTTCACCGGCCTCCCGTCGATGCCCCGCGGGCTGATCCTCCCGCCCGGCGCCCCCGACTACGCGCAGCAGTGGTGGATCCGCACGATGCAGCAGGTGGTCGAGACGCCCGAGTGGAAGTCCTACGTCGAGAGCAACCACCTGTCCCAGGACCTGCGCTGGGGCCCGGACTTCACCGCGTTCCTCGAGCAGACGCAGGCGGACTTCAAGCGCATCCTCACCGAGCGGGGCGCGCTGTGA
- a CDS encoding tripartite tricarboxylate transporter TctB family protein, protein MAVTRRFHVSARAVFFGILLVVLAVYFQLALGMEWRTAAGRIGPGFFPRIIGGIGIVLTIVALVGSVRRADPAADADRETDAGAADLGRHPGTMAIVVAASAALAAAFTLLGAAVAGALFLLGCLWLLNREHPVLNAVLAVGTATGLYLLFQTLLDAGLPAGVLPF, encoded by the coding sequence GTGGCGGTCACACGGCGGTTCCACGTCAGCGCACGGGCGGTGTTCTTCGGGATCCTGCTCGTGGTCCTCGCCGTCTACTTCCAGCTCGCACTCGGCATGGAGTGGCGCACCGCCGCGGGACGGATCGGGCCCGGGTTCTTCCCGCGCATCATCGGCGGGATCGGGATCGTGCTCACGATCGTGGCGCTGGTGGGCAGCGTGCGGCGCGCGGATCCCGCCGCCGACGCCGACCGGGAGACCGACGCCGGTGCCGCGGACCTCGGCCGGCACCCGGGCACCATGGCGATCGTCGTGGCGGCAAGTGCGGCGCTCGCGGCCGCCTTCACGCTGCTCGGGGCTGCCGTCGCGGGCGCGTTGTTCCTGCTCGGCTGTCTGTGGCTGCTCAACCGCGAGCACCCGGTGTTGAACGCCGTGCTCGCCGTCGGCACGGCCACCGGGCTGTACCTGCTGTTCCAGACCCTGCTGGACGCGGGCCTGCCGGCCGGCGTGCTGCCGTTCTAG
- a CDS encoding tripartite tricarboxylate transporter permease, whose protein sequence is MDVFTDLGQGILALLTVQNVLLLAAGVMIGMVVGVIPGLGPSAGLAILLPLTFGLDPTGAIIMLAAVYYGAMYGGTITSVLINTPGESATVASTFDGYPLARQGRAGPALMIAAVASFVAGTVGAVLISIAAPLMASVASSFGPPELFLVVIAGLLTLIVIIGRNWLLGALSALIGFALATVGVDIGGGAQRYTFGSTELINGIDFIPVAIGLFGIGEILHTLWRGGHLERIGYFTVGSRGRAFWPDREDVRESRGPILRGSFLGFLVGTAPGAGATVASLMSYSLEKSISRRPERFGKGAMAGLAGPEAANNAASAGAMVPLLTLGIPGSAATAVLIGGFLMWGLQPGPLLMEQNPEFAWGLIASMYLGNVMLLLVNVFCIPAFASIARVPFRVLAPVIILLCITGTYSVNGSIVEVGIMLACGVLGFFMRRYGMSPAALVIALVLGPLAEETLRQTMIISGGDFTIFLEHTASRVLLIAIVLLVLLPTVVPRIRRMIAARLAAVGRRRAAAAEPADSPAPRP, encoded by the coding sequence GTGGACGTCTTCACCGACCTGGGCCAGGGGATACTGGCGCTGCTCACCGTGCAGAACGTGTTGCTGCTCGCGGCCGGTGTGATGATCGGGATGGTCGTCGGCGTCATCCCGGGCCTCGGCCCGTCGGCCGGCCTCGCGATCCTGCTGCCGCTCACGTTCGGCCTCGACCCGACCGGCGCGATCATCATGCTGGCCGCGGTCTACTACGGCGCGATGTACGGCGGCACGATCACCTCGGTGTTGATCAACACGCCAGGCGAGTCGGCCACCGTCGCCAGCACGTTCGACGGCTACCCGCTCGCGCGGCAGGGGCGGGCGGGTCCCGCGCTGATGATCGCCGCGGTCGCCTCGTTCGTCGCCGGCACGGTCGGGGCCGTCCTGATCAGCATCGCGGCGCCGCTCATGGCGTCGGTGGCGAGCAGCTTCGGCCCGCCGGAGCTGTTCCTCGTCGTGATCGCCGGGCTGCTCACGCTGATCGTGATCATCGGCAGGAACTGGTTGCTCGGCGCGCTGTCGGCGCTCATCGGGTTCGCGCTCGCCACCGTCGGCGTCGACATCGGTGGCGGTGCGCAGCGCTACACGTTCGGCTCGACGGAGCTGATCAACGGGATCGACTTCATACCGGTCGCGATCGGCCTGTTCGGCATCGGCGAGATCCTGCACACCCTCTGGCGGGGCGGGCATCTGGAGCGCATCGGCTACTTCACCGTCGGGTCGCGCGGGCGCGCCTTCTGGCCCGATCGGGAGGATGTGCGCGAGTCGCGCGGCCCGATCCTGCGTGGCTCCTTCCTCGGCTTCCTCGTGGGCACGGCACCGGGGGCGGGCGCCACGGTCGCGTCGCTGATGTCGTACAGCCTGGAGAAGTCGATCTCGCGGCGCCCGGAGCGGTTCGGCAAGGGCGCGATGGCAGGGCTCGCCGGGCCGGAGGCGGCCAACAACGCCGCCTCCGCCGGGGCGATGGTGCCGTTGCTGACGCTGGGCATCCCGGGGTCGGCGGCCACCGCTGTGCTGATCGGCGGGTTCCTGATGTGGGGGTTGCAGCCGGGGCCGCTGCTCATGGAGCAGAACCCCGAGTTCGCGTGGGGCCTCATCGCGAGCATGTACCTGGGCAACGTGATGTTGCTGCTGGTCAACGTGTTCTGCATCCCGGCGTTCGCGAGCATCGCCCGCGTCCCGTTCCGGGTGCTGGCGCCGGTGATCATCCTGCTCTGCATCACTGGGACCTACTCGGTGAACGGGAGCATCGTCGAGGTCGGGATCATGCTCGCCTGCGGCGTGCTGGGGTTCTTCATGCGCCGCTACGGCATGTCGCCCGCGGCGCTGGTGATCGCACTGGTGCTCGGCCCGCTCGCCGAGGAGACGCTGCGCCAGACGATGATCATCTCGGGCGGCGATTTCACGATCTTCCTGGAGCACACGGCGTCGCGGGTGCTGCTCATCGCGATCGTGCTGCTCGTACTGCTGCCGACGGTGGTGCCGCGCATCCGCCGGATGATCGCGGCCCGGCTGGCCGCCGTGGGGCGGCGACGGGCCGCAGCCGCCGAACCCGCCGACTCGCCCGCGCCCCGTCCGTGA
- a CDS encoding fumarylacetoacetate hydrolase family protein, with amino-acid sequence MSMRLASIRVDGTEVPAVVDPARGVARVPELLPGFDGDIRAVLVEERVAELAKAVESAAEALFVPESSVEFGAPYRHPRLIWGIGLNYVDHAADLSEQVPDEPASFIKADHTVIGPGEEIPIPPQSNRTTAEAELGLVIGRYCRNVTEEDALDHVFGVTTVLDQTAEDILERNPRFLTRSKNFPGFFSFGPQIVPLAEVGDLAPVEVSTVLDGAVHRSNTVSRMRYSPQFLVSFHSAVMPLYPGDIISTGTPGAVHIRPGTVAECRIPGVGVLTNPVVQG; translated from the coding sequence ATGAGCATGCGCCTGGCCAGCATCCGTGTCGACGGGACCGAGGTGCCCGCCGTCGTCGACCCCGCCCGCGGCGTCGCCCGCGTGCCCGAGCTGCTCCCCGGGTTCGACGGGGACATCAGGGCGGTCCTCGTCGAGGAACGCGTGGCGGAGCTGGCGAAGGCGGTGGAGTCCGCGGCCGAGGCGCTGTTCGTACCGGAGTCGTCGGTGGAGTTCGGCGCGCCGTACCGGCACCCGCGGCTGATCTGGGGCATCGGGCTGAACTACGTCGACCACGCCGCCGACCTCTCCGAGCAGGTCCCCGATGAGCCCGCGTCGTTCATCAAGGCCGACCACACCGTGATCGGACCGGGCGAGGAGATCCCGATCCCGCCGCAGAGCAACCGCACCACCGCGGAGGCCGAGCTGGGCCTCGTGATCGGGCGCTACTGCCGCAACGTGACCGAGGAGGACGCGCTCGACCACGTCTTCGGCGTCACGACCGTGCTCGACCAGACCGCCGAGGACATCCTGGAGCGCAACCCGCGGTTCCTCACCCGCTCCAAGAACTTCCCGGGCTTCTTCTCGTTCGGGCCGCAGATCGTGCCGCTCGCCGAGGTGGGCGACCTGGCGCCCGTGGAGGTGAGCACCGTCCTGGACGGCGCGGTGCACCGCAGCAACACCGTCTCGCGCATGCGCTACTCACCGCAGTTCCTGGTGAGCTTCCACAGCGCGGTGATGCCGCTGTACCCCGGCGACATCATCTCCACGGGAACGCCGGGCGCGGTGCACATCCGCCCCGGCACGGTGGCCGAGTGCCGCATCCCCGGCGTCGGGGTCCTGACGAACCCGGTCGTCCAGGGGTAG
- a CDS encoding RNA polymerase subunit sigma-70, with amino-acid sequence MPSNSEFAAQTEQFRPELLAHCYRMLGSIHDAEDLVQETYLRAWRAFGGFEGRSSVRRWLYKIATMACLTALQTRSRRPLPSGLGAPADDHRVAVAPGETSVAWLQPAPDALFGSDDPAVVVASRTGVRLAFIAALQFLPARQRAVLTLRDVLAFRTAEVAEMLDTTTAAVDSTLRRARAQLAAAGPIEDDMVEPREDVRRALLDGYVEAFTRADPGALVDLLRADVELEMPPIPTWFTGRPAVVGFLASRVLRRDGQWRMVRTSANGQLAAVAYEHTADGRYEAHGVEVLTLIGDRIARITAFNDPSLVPTFGLAQALAT; translated from the coding sequence ATGCCGTCGAATTCCGAGTTCGCCGCCCAGACCGAGCAGTTCCGGCCGGAGCTGCTGGCTCACTGCTACCGGATGCTCGGCTCGATCCACGACGCCGAGGACCTGGTCCAGGAGACCTACCTGCGCGCGTGGCGCGCCTTCGGTGGCTTCGAGGGCCGCTCATCGGTGCGGCGCTGGCTGTACAAGATCGCCACCATGGCGTGCCTCACGGCGCTGCAGACGCGTTCGCGCCGGCCGCTTCCCTCAGGCCTCGGGGCGCCCGCCGACGACCACCGGGTGGCGGTGGCACCCGGTGAGACGTCGGTGGCATGGCTCCAGCCGGCCCCGGACGCGCTGTTCGGCTCGGACGACCCGGCGGTCGTCGTGGCGAGCCGGACCGGGGTGCGGCTCGCGTTCATCGCCGCGCTCCAGTTCCTGCCCGCCCGGCAGCGGGCCGTGCTGACGCTGCGCGACGTGCTGGCGTTCCGGACCGCCGAGGTCGCGGAGATGCTGGACACGACGACCGCGGCCGTCGACAGCACGCTGCGCCGGGCCCGTGCGCAGCTGGCGGCGGCAGGCCCGATAGAGGACGACATGGTCGAGCCGCGCGAGGACGTCCGGCGGGCCCTGCTCGACGGCTACGTCGAGGCGTTCACCCGCGCCGACCCCGGCGCGCTGGTCGACCTGCTCCGGGCCGACGTCGAGCTGGAGATGCCGCCCATCCCCACCTGGTTCACCGGCCGGCCGGCCGTCGTCGGGTTCCTGGCGAGCCGCGTGCTGCGCCGCGATGGCCAGTGGCGGATGGTCCGCACGAGCGCCAACGGCCAGCTCGCGGCCGTCGCGTACGAGCACACGGCCGACGGCCGGTACGAGGCGCACGGCGTCGAGGTCCTGACGCTGATCGGGGACCGGATCGCCCGCATCACCGCGTTCAACGACCCGAGCCTGGTGCCGACGTTCGGTCTCGCGCAGGCGCTCGCGACCTGA
- a CDS encoding MFS transporter yields the protein MSTQRVGSSTGRANLVLTTLFLGMFVLGTAELLVVGVLDLIAADMRVSIPAAGASVTGYALGLAVGGPLLAALTIRLDKRTVLVGALVLFIMANLVTVLTASYGLFLVARVATGAFQGLFIAAAFGVGISVVPPERMGRAISVVVSGVTVSAALGVPLGTLVGQTLGWRGSFAAIVALSVIALIATLALVPSVPGTAGGAGRQARYAFAPRVLAVLVLHTLVFAAVFAALTYIVPFLQIVTGISGAWVSAFLLAYGVATAVGSFGGGRFADKNAARTLIAGTIGVVVALAVLHLLGAIALLAAIAVLALGLFGMGMAPSLQYRVVSLAGPGAALAQSLPASAVNVGIALGSFAGGVAIERSTASSTVLPGLAIAVIAVGVAWATRNLAPPVVDAADAAVEPAQPGPASLTNDTHL from the coding sequence ATGAGCACCCAGCGGGTTGGATCGAGTACCGGCAGGGCGAACCTCGTCCTGACCACCCTGTTCCTCGGGATGTTCGTACTGGGTACCGCCGAGCTGCTCGTGGTCGGCGTGCTGGACCTGATCGCCGCCGACATGCGGGTCTCCATCCCCGCAGCCGGCGCATCGGTCACCGGATACGCGCTCGGCCTGGCCGTCGGCGGCCCGCTACTGGCCGCGCTCACCATCAGGCTGGACAAGCGGACGGTGCTGGTGGGCGCGCTCGTGCTGTTCATCATGGCGAACCTGGTCACGGTGCTGACCGCGAGCTACGGGCTGTTCCTCGTGGCACGGGTCGCCACCGGCGCGTTCCAGGGCCTGTTCATCGCCGCCGCGTTCGGGGTCGGCATCTCGGTCGTCCCGCCGGAGCGCATGGGCCGGGCGATCTCGGTGGTCGTCTCCGGCGTCACCGTGTCGGCCGCGCTGGGGGTGCCGCTGGGCACGCTCGTCGGCCAGACATTGGGCTGGCGCGGCTCGTTCGCCGCGATCGTCGCGCTCAGCGTCATCGCACTGATCGCCACGCTGGCGCTGGTCCCGTCCGTGCCCGGCACCGCAGGCGGCGCGGGTCGCCAGGCCAGGTACGCGTTCGCGCCGCGGGTGCTCGCCGTGCTGGTCCTGCACACCCTGGTGTTCGCCGCGGTGTTCGCGGCGCTGACCTACATCGTGCCGTTCCTGCAGATCGTCACCGGCATCTCCGGCGCATGGGTCAGTGCGTTCCTGCTGGCCTACGGGGTGGCGACGGCGGTGGGTTCGTTCGGCGGTGGCCGGTTCGCCGACAAGAACGCCGCCCGCACGCTGATCGCCGGAACCATCGGGGTGGTGGTCGCGCTGGCGGTGCTGCACCTACTGGGCGCGATCGCGCTGCTCGCCGCGATCGCGGTGCTGGCACTGGGCCTGTTCGGCATGGGCATGGCACCTTCCCTCCAGTACCGCGTGGTGAGCCTGGCCGGGCCGGGCGCAGCGCTGGCGCAGTCGCTGCCGGCCTCCGCGGTCAACGTGGGGATCGCGCTCGGCTCGTTCGCCGGGGGTGTGGCGATCGAACGCTCCACCGCATCGTCCACGGTGCTCCCCGGCCTGGCCATCGCCGTGATCGCCGTTGGGGTCGCTTGGGCCACCAGGAACTTGGCGCCGCCGGTGGTCGATGCGGCGGACGCGGCCGTCGAGCCCGCGCAGCCGGGTCCGGCGTCCTTGACAAATGATACGCATCTGTAG
- a CDS encoding D-arabinono-1,4-lactone oxidase: protein MVTANWAGNVVFSSREVHRPASMAQLQELVARSDRVRALGSGHSFSRIADTDGEHVTLAGLPPVVEIDSAAATARVSAGLRYGEFTGQLHEAGFALPNLGSLPHIVVAGACATGTHGSGQGNGALGTAVSAVELVGADGELRTVRRGDDEFPGSVVALGALGIVTALTLDLRPTFGIRQWIYEGLALDDAEEALVAGYSVSLFTHWAGDGFEQVWLKQLDTDPEPPVRWLGATRAPAPVHMVPGVDPQHCTPQLGEPGPWHERLPHFRLAFTPSSGDELQSEYFVPRAALADALRAIDGVRDHLRPVLQVSEIRLVAADDLWLSPAHGRDTAALHFTWVPDTDAVLPAVAALESALVEFGTRPHWGKVFGTAPATVASLWPHLTDFATLTLKHDPEGKFRNAMLETYLPR from the coding sequence ATGGTGACCGCGAACTGGGCAGGCAACGTCGTCTTCTCCTCGCGGGAGGTCCACCGCCCCGCCTCGATGGCCCAGCTGCAGGAGCTGGTCGCGCGGAGCGACCGGGTCAGGGCGCTCGGTTCGGGGCACTCGTTCAGCCGGATCGCCGACACCGACGGCGAGCACGTCACGCTCGCCGGGCTCCCGCCCGTCGTCGAGATCGACTCGGCCGCCGCGACCGCACGGGTCTCTGCCGGCCTGCGCTACGGCGAGTTCACCGGGCAGCTGCACGAGGCCGGGTTCGCGCTGCCCAACCTGGGTTCGCTCCCGCACATCGTGGTGGCCGGCGCCTGCGCCACCGGCACGCACGGGTCCGGGCAGGGCAACGGCGCGCTGGGCACGGCGGTGTCCGCCGTCGAGCTGGTGGGCGCCGACGGCGAGCTGCGCACCGTCCGCAGGGGCGACGACGAGTTCCCCGGCTCGGTGGTTGCGCTCGGCGCGCTCGGCATCGTCACCGCGCTCACGCTGGATCTACGCCCGACGTTCGGCATCCGGCAGTGGATCTACGAGGGGCTCGCGCTCGACGACGCCGAGGAGGCCCTCGTCGCGGGCTACAGCGTCAGCCTGTTCACCCACTGGGCGGGCGACGGCTTCGAGCAGGTGTGGCTCAAGCAGCTCGACACCGACCCCGAGCCGCCTGTCCGCTGGCTCGGCGCGACGAGGGCACCCGCGCCGGTGCACATGGTGCCCGGCGTCGACCCGCAGCACTGCACCCCGCAGCTGGGCGAGCCGGGCCCGTGGCACGAGCGCCTGCCGCACTTCCGGCTCGCGTTCACCCCGAGCAGCGGCGACGAGCTGCAGTCGGAGTACTTCGTGCCACGCGCCGCCCTCGCCGACGCCCTGCGTGCCATCGACGGCGTCCGGGATCACCTGCGGCCGGTGCTGCAGGTCTCGGAGATCCGCCTGGTGGCCGCCGACGACCTGTGGCTCTCCCCCGCCCATGGCCGCGACACCGCGGCACTGCACTTCACCTGGGTTCCCGACACCGACGCCGTGCTGCCCGCGGTGGCCGCGCTGGAGTCGGCGCTCGTCGAGTTCGGCACCCGGCCGCACTGGGGCAAGGTGTTCGGCACCGCGCCCGCGACCGTCGCGTCGCTCTGGCCGCACCTCACGGACTTCGCCACCCTCACGCTGAAGCACGACCCGGAGGGCAAGTTCCGCAACGCGATGCTGGAGACCTACCTCCCCCGCTGA